From the genome of Brassica oleracea var. oleracea cultivar TO1000 chromosome C4, BOL, whole genome shotgun sequence:
AGGCCCTTATGGCTGAGCTTGACAAGTAACACTCTAGTTGATGTTCCAATTCTTGAGACCGTACAGCCGGCTGAGGGGTTAGTCTTTGCCGGTGAGGGAAGGAGACCATCAGAGATAACCAACATTTGTAGGGTTGAGACATGGGTAGATCTAGTTGGTGAAGCCCTACAAACGGCAGAGGTTGACGATTCTGATTAACATGACCCTGTGGAGTAGGAGACTCCAACATTGACGCATCCGCTACCTCCCACGAATCAGCGAGACTCCTCCAGACAGGAACGAGCTTCGAGACCTTGTTGTGCAAAGAGAGGTGGAACCGGAAAGGGCTTGGAAGTGACCTTGGTGATTGGACGGAGATAGATGACGGCCGAGCACAGAACAGAGAAGGAGACTGTGGAGGAGAGCTGTTGACTGAAGACGATGGTGGTGGTTGAGGTGTAATGGTCGGGTCCGGTGGATCTGGTGGTTCCGGTGGGTGGAGAGGGTTCGACACCACCGGCTGAGACTTCCGCCGGTAGAGAACGAGAGAGAGAGACGTGGAGTCACCTGGTCTCTCGGCACGGAGGACGGAAGCGGGACAAGAAACGTTGGCATCTTAAATCGGAGATTCGACTTTGGCGGAGAGAGCACGAGAGAGGAGCTTCAATCAGATGGAGAGCGTATCAACCGTGCCGGAGCTCCGGTGGGACAAGCTCATCGTTGGTGTTGTGGCTCCTCGGGTCTCGTGTCTACTTATAAAAGTATTTAAAAAATATTTTTTATGATATCTATAACTTTTTATTATGTTTGTCTTTCTTATAACTAATTTAAAAATTTTAAAACATATAATTTCAGTGCTTCTTTTATTTTATATTTTATATATCATGTAAAAATATTTTAAAGAACACCATTTATCTCAATTTTTTAGATTATTTGTATTAACAAAAACAAAAAGATATATCAGTAAGTATTCGCAAATATTTACCTATTTTTCTGGAGCAAATTAAATCGAAAATTTTGATATCCGTAACATATGAAACAAATCATAAATATCTCAAAAAACTCGGATATCTGATCTGAGCTCTGTCCACAATGTAATAAGTTAATAAACGTCTAAAAGGAAAATCCCAATGCTAACCACAAGTGTACTCAATCTTCGTAATATATTTTACTCTTTTATTGTATGTTTTAGGGGATGTTGTACCCGTTTTCTGTCAGCACTCGAGTTGAAAGTGCTAATAAGTCGAACATAAAACACACAAAAAAGTTCCACGTTGTTCTTAACTTCTTTTTTTTTTTTTTCTTAACTTGTTATGACCGTTTTACCAAAAAAATAAAACTTGTTATGACCGGATAGTTTGGTTCACTTTTTTGCAAGTTAATTTCATGTAATTTTTTTTTAAAATGTAAAATTTATTCAGGTAAAATCTAATAGTGTTCAAAAACATTTTTTACGTTAAGAACTTAATTAATTTTCTGTGTTAGCAAAAAAGATAATTTCATTTATTTGTGGATAGAATAAGAGTTAGACTATTGATATTAAAGGGTTTTCAGTTTAATTTCTCGCAAATTATGTTGATTTTATTTTTAAAATGTTTGGATTCGAGTTAAATATCAATATTAACTTTATTTATTATTGATAAACTCAACTTGAAAAAGCTTATAATATGAATGTCTTTACATGCCTTCCACCATTTTAGTTTTTAATAGTTTCAGTTGGAATATCAACTAGGTTGTTAAAAGTAATCATAATTATTATTCTTATAGATTGGCAACATATTTACTTACTGTACTATTTATGTAATTATATTTCTTTATCTTTTGACGAGATTTATCAGTCTGACCGGTCAATTCAGCCCTCAACCATAAATTGAATGACAGATAAAAATTAAACTTTTTGACACAAAAATTGGTAACAAGAAGTTTTCAATATCGCATTCACATGACAAATGTAGACCCGACAATTCGGTCAAGGCCACCTACCAAGCCTACTACTACACATTCTTCATAGTTTCGTATGGGTTTGATTCCCTGTGAAATGTTCAAGGATATTTACATTTTGAATATTGTAATACCTATACGTGGATTTTCTTTTCTTTTCGATATGTCTGAGACTTTGAGCATTTTTCTTGTGAAAATAGTAAATTTTGGGGTTTTCCGAACATGGTCAATAATCTTAAGATAAGAATTTTACCGAGGATAGTACGTCCCTTTTTCGTGAAAACGTTCGTGTTTTTATAGGAAATATCCAGTCCTGAGCTGGAATCATAAGTAATATTTCAGATTGTTATGGGAGATGCTAGCACAAATAAGTTTCACTTCTTTTACATCTAAACCGAACAAAACTTCCAACGGTGCGAACTGAACCAAACTGCTCACAGTTTCAATATAAATTCAGATCTATTCGTCACATAACCAAAATCCAAAATAAATTGAGCCGAACTAAGAAACTCATATGCAAGACTTATACATAAGTCTTTTGCAATATGTATTGGGTTTATGTAGAGACTAAAGAGCTATGTGCTTTAATCTCTAAAGAATGCTATATATAAGGTTCCATATCAGAGTTTCAATAGGACAAGAGTAATATATAAAGGACTTTGACTACTACATTTACCACCGTTAGTTTTAAGTTAGAAATCCATGATAAATCTATAGCCCACTAATTTCTACATAATCCCAATAATATAGCTAAATGTGCATTTTATAATAAGAGAATTTGCCAAAACTAACCCACAACTTGATTTTAACCCCAAACATATATCCAAACTTGTATCAAACGTAAAACTAACCTAAAAACCTTGTGAAATTACAGTCCAACCTCTTGTGACCAAACCTAAAAAACAGAAGCCATTTTTACGAATATAGCCCAAGTAAGTCGTATGAGATGTTGGAAGTCGTCTGGACGACTTCAAAGTAAGTCTTCTGGTGTAGTTGATGTTAAAAATAATTTATAAAATTTTAAAAAAATATTTTGATAAACGAAAAAATTAAAATCATGTAATTATAAAAAGTTTTAAGTGATATAAATTAAAATATAACAAAAATGAATTGTTTTCAACATAGATGAGTGTAGGTAGTGAATCATGGTATTCTTTGGTCTAGGGTTTGGCAACATATATTGTAGTATTGTATGTATTCTTAGGGTTAGATTTTGGAAAGCTTGAATGTTTTTTTGAAAAATTAAATTTTACCTATACGTGTTTATTTTTGTGTATAGTAAATACTTTTGAAGTTTAATTTGATTTTTACTAAATATTCCCGTCTAAAATTAAAAAAAAATATTTTCCCGCTTAAATAACTTAAACGAGACGACTTACTTGTAAATCGTCTCGGAAGTCTTCTATTTTAGCTTTCCGCTATAAATATTTTAATTTCCCGCTAAAAATATTAAAGTCTTATGGGCGATGTCTAGGAAGTCGTCTGAATCAAAAATATTTAACCTAATTGGATTTTTTGTCTCCCTATATAAAGAAAAATTTACACATTTTATCTCCTCCTCTCAAATGGCTGCAACAAAAATGTAATGTTCATCATTCTAAAACTCTTCAACCTCTCTCTAATCTCTTTGACTTGAAAACACCAAACTTTATATGAATTTTTCAGTTTTGTATCATATCTTTCTTATTAATCTATCTTTTTTTGCAGGTTTTTAATCAGGTGGTACTCATCTTCCACTCATTTAAAGGTAGATCTACTAATTTTAGATATGTATTTTTTGTGTTCTATAAAGGTAGATTTATCTAATCTTTCACTCATTTTCTCTGTTTTAAGCCATTTGAACGTTTTTGGATATGCAGGTTTTTCAGATCTGGATTTGATATGCAAGTTTTTCAGATCTGGAAGACTTCTGGGACGACTTACCCGTTGGTCGTCTAAAATATAATGCACTAGACGACTTCCAGAAAGTCTTCCAGACGACTTCCAGGAAGTCTTCCAAACGACTTCCTGGACTTCCTGGAAGTCTTCCAGGCGACTTCCAGGAAGTCTTCCAGGCGACTTCCAGGAAGTCTTCCAGACGACTTCCTCTGGACTTCCTGGAAGTCTTTTGACAAAGTCTTCTTCCATATCAAGTGGAGTCCAAACTTGTCTTTGTAGAGGAATGATCTATAATAGTTTTGTTTGTGGTCTGTTTTGTGATTTGCATGTCTACTCTTTTAGTTGTGAGTTTTTTGTAAAATCAGTAATAATGTTTCCTAAGATGTAATACATGTGCTAACAATGTGTTTACACATTTACAAATCAATGAAATAATAGACTTCAATAGCTTTTTTCTTATCTTCGGATCTCTCATATGCAATAATAAACTCCAATGGCCTTTTTCTCATCTTAATAAACAAGAATGTTGGTAGCTTCATATTAGTGTCTATAACAATAATACTTAAGAGATGGAAACAAACAATAGTAACTAGTCAAAGCATATCATATTTATTATAAGTTTGTGTTGAAAAACTTAGTCAAATTTAGTAAAACTAAGGGAGAAAACATATTTTGAAAATATGAGTTTTACATATCTTTAAGTTACTTATCACTCTTAAAAATACAAGTTATTCAAAAACTAGCGTAGAAGACTTAAAAACTGGTGTAGAAGACTTCCACGGAAGTCTTCTCGGATCAATTAGAAACTTTAATTAACGTGAATGTTAGTAACCTCATAAATATCATCAATTAAGTTATAAATTTCATTCAGTAGCCCAAATATTCATTAATAAACATGAAAATGTTAAAAAGTCTTTATAGTTTTAGAGAAAATGCAAGTTTATTAAACATTGACGCAGACGACATCCACGGAGGTCGTCTAGTAGACTTCCAGAGAAGTCGTCCATTTAGGTAATTTTTGCAATTAAAAAATTACAAAGATTTTGTTGCAATGAGTAGGTTAACTCCACGGACTCTGTGTTCATGTCCAGGTTATAATTTTCTTGAGCCATTGCAATAAGATCAGCATGTGTCAAACCTTCACTCAAAAATAACATTCTCGCTCCTTTGAAATGATCAACCACAAAATTCCAACATCTATCTTTCAATAACCATTCTCCATACACTGCATGTAACTGACGCATCATCTGAAAAAGTCAAAATAAAACACATTAGCAAACATAGAACAAAGAAAACGAAAGTTTATTAAAGATCAATGCAGACGACTTCAATCTAAGTCTTCCAGACGACTTATAAAATATAAGTCGTCTGGTCAACGCAGAGGTTATTTTTGCAATTGACTTTGAAATCTGTTATCTGAGACGACTGAAAAATAAGTCGTCTACTTTTGTTTGGTTAAAAAAAACTCCAAAAAAGCTAGATTAGTTTTGCATTTCAGTCGTCATAGGTTAGTTTTGCATTTGACTGGATTATTTCAATTTTTTTGTAACCAAACAAAAGCATACGACTTATATTTCAGTTGTCTCAGAAAACAGATTTCAAAGTCAATTGCAAAAATAACTTCTGCATTGACCAGACGACTTTCAGGTAAGTTGTCTACAGCCAGACGACTTACTTGAGAAGTTGTCTGGACGAACAGATCTGGAAAAAAACTCGATTTCATACCTTAAATTGGTGAGATAACTTCCTTAGCACACATAAGGCTTCTCCAAGCACACCGAATCTCAAACGAAAGTGAACCACCCAGAATCGTTAGCTTCTACGACTCTATGAACCATAAAAAATGTAGAATCAAAATCTTGGATTTTTTTAGCTGAATGTGGAGAGAAAGTGAGAGAGATGTTGTGTTTAGTTCATAAGAATGAAGAAAGAATAAGGGTAAATCCATTTTGGGAGCATTAAGAGCTTCAAATTGGTTGTTCATGGTGGTTGGAGTATTGATGACAATGACAATCTTGTAATTACTTGAAGATGATGATGATGAGAGAGTAAAATTGTCATTTTCGAAAGAAAAACAAATTGATGGCATTTTCGTGAATTATATGAACTTGTGGGGTGAATAGGACAAAACTAATTTCCTAAAAAAAAGTTAGTTTTGTGTTTGACTTTGAGTTATTTCAGGTTATTCGTAAAAATAACAGTGACAAAAGAGAGCATAAAATTCATGGGCGTTTAAAGCAATATCATATTTTATATACACTAACAAGTAACACTTTTATAACATAATTTGTCTAAAATCGTGAAAACTATACTACTATTTTAAGCCCTTTATCAAAAAAAAAAAAACTATACTACTATTTATTTATAAAGTTTTCATCACGTCATTTTTGCAACTAAATATCCAAGATATGTTTATTTAACAAATTTCCCTTTTACTTTTATTGGCAACAATACGGATAAAGATAGGAAATCATGTAACTTTTTCAAAAAAAAAGTTATATGGCTAGGAAATTGAAGTGAATATTTGTATTAAACAAAAGTTATGAAGATTTCTTTAAAAATGGGCTAATTTCAAAAACTAAAAAATGTTTTTGGTGTTTAAATGGACCTTACCAAACCATTGTGCCTTAAAGAAAATAAGATGAGAATACTCATTTCCGACTCCGATCTATTTATCCAAGATGACGAACACAATGAACGGCTTCCTTTCTAGACTCATGTCCGATCCAAATCATATATGTTCTGTCCCATTCAATATTTGTTATGTATGTCAGTCAAGTAAGGAGCAAAATCATTTAAAGAAAAAGCTGGTGTTGATGATTATGAAGGTAGTTGTGGGCCTTGTGGCAATTGGTAACAAAGAAGAAATAATACGTTGAGATAAAGCGCATCGCACGGGCCTAATCATTATTAAAAAAACATACATATTAATTTTAATAATTTTAATATTATTGGAAAATCTTTATTGGTCGTTTCCTTAACAAATATTTCAATAAATCTTTTATATAAAACAAATAAAATATCTGTTAAAATAATTAAAAAGAGAAAAAGTGAGATTTTTAATCAAACGAATTTTTAAAACACATTAGTTACTCTAGCAAGACATGCTTTCTTATTAATGATTTATTTTATTTATGACTTATAATTTAGTAATACTACTAAAATAAATTAAAAATAAACAGTAATTTGAAAGAACCACCGATGAAGATAGTTCTTTTTTTTTTGTAGAAAAACTAATGAAGGAAGTTCTTACAATTCTACCTATAGGAAGGGCAGGAGTCATTATAAGACCATCCGCAATGCGGGATTTTAACGAATCCTTAAATCCAAATCCTTAACTATTAGGCATATAATAATAATATTTAACCCAAATAACGTAAGGATCAGTCCTTTGCTAAGGATTAAAATATGTTGATCCTTGTTGACGTGGCACATCAATTTTGTCCGTCGAGAGAAGGGTTTCACGCGTTCGTTTCATTTCGAGTCTAGACGAGAAAAAAAAAGTTAGTGTCGGCGATAAGGCGATTGTGCTCTCTCCGGGTAAAGAAGGTTAATCGAAGGGTTCTGTTGTTGATTTCCTCTGATTCATGGGATTTACATTCGATTTCATGTCGTTTTCTTCGCAAATTAGATTACGGAATTGGGGAATTGGGTTTTCAATCGAATCGGTGAAATTTGGGGTTTTCGCGAGAATTGGGTTTCAAAACGATTTGTGTTTCAATCGATTTGGGGTTTCTTTCCTTTGTAATAAAGGTTTCAAAACGATAAAGGTATCATTCGATTGGGGTTTAATTTTGGTTTGTAGTGTGGGTTTCAAAACGATAACGCTTTCAATCTATTAGGGTTATTCAGTGGAGTCATCTTCTTCTGTATGTGGTCTGAGTCTGTTGAGCATAGGGAATCCGATTCTTTGATATGTTTGATATGTATACAATTTTTTTATACAAATGTTTGATATGTTTTCACAAATATAATCGACGATTTTTTGATATGTTTTATACAAATGTTTTCATTATTTCGTCTGATTCTTTGATATGTTTTATAGTAATGTGTTCATTATTTCCTCTGATTCTTTGATATGTATTAACGACTGTGTTGCTCTTCTTTCAGGTTAAGGAAACATGGGACAATATAGCTACAGCCAACCCAGTTCATCAGAGGAGTATGATATAGACTTAACTTCGCTTCTTCAAGCAGAAGCTGATATCTACGCGGATGAAGCTGAGAGTAGGCAGAATATAGTTGAGTCGGTTGAGTACGTTCCTCAACCTGAGGCTGATGATGGAATCCCCAAGACCTGCTACTGTGGTGGTGAGCCTGTCGTTGCAACAGCTTACACAAGGAAAGATCAAGGGAGAAGGTACTTCACTTGTGAGAATGCGGATGATGGAGACTGCCATATATGGAAATGGTTGGATGTGGCAGTCATGGAGGAGTTTGGTGACTATCAGAGACAACTTAGGGAGCTTAAGGCTCAAGCTGACGAGAGTGAGGAGAAGCTGGTAAAGGTTGAGAAGACAGTGGGGGAGTTAGCTAAGAGAAAAACCGGAATCACAAATGGCTATCCACTGGTTGTTTGTGTGATGGTTAGTCTCATATTTGTAATATGTGTGCTAGTCACGTTCAAGTGGGTAAGTTTCTTTCCCTATGCTTATTTTGAGTTGTTTCATTTTTTAAAAAAACTTTTGACTCTTTTATCTCATGTGTGTTCAGGAAGAGCTTCAGAGGATGATAATGCGACTCTCTGCACTTTAGAAGGTATTGTAGAAACAACTTCCAACTCTGTTTTCTTTGAATAATTAAAATGTAGAATAGTTGTGTTCTGTAGTATACTTGTTTTGTGTTGTGTTCTGTAGTATATGAGTTTTGTTAAAATATGTTTAAACTCAGAAGTAACTAAAAATGAAACCGAAAATATTTTAAAGTCTAAAGCTCAGATTTGATTGGTGATAAATGCAACTTAATTGCTTGCTACCTTCCTAACTCCTCTGAGTTGATAGGTTTAAATGTATGTCCATTGCTTTCTACCTTCCTAACTCCTCTGAGTTGATTGGTTGTAAATGTAACTTAGCTAAAAATCCCCTACTTAAGTCTCTGTGATGCTAAAATATAGTGACACAGAGCATTGTATAACCATGGATACCACCTCTTGTTTTGTTAACCTACTCAATAAACAATCGTTTGATGACCTTGATTCACCCGAACCTGCTTGGTTTAGTACGACCCCTAGTTCTGATCAGTTTGCTGTCAAGGAGAGGAGGAAGTGGTCTCCGATAGAGGATAA
Proteins encoded in this window:
- the LOC106339106 gene encoding uncharacterized protein At4g04775-like — protein: MGQYSYSQPSSSEEYDIDLTSLLQAEADIYADEAESRQNIVESVEYVPQPEADDGIPKTCYCGGEPVVATAYTRKDQGRRYFTCENADDGDCHIWKWLDVAVMEEFGDYQRQLRELKAQADESEEKLVKVEKTVGELAKRKTGITNGYPLVVCVMVSLIFVICVLVTFKWEELQRMIMRLSAL